A part of Synergistaceae bacterium DZ-S4 genomic DNA contains:
- a CDS encoding PDZ domain-containing protein, with translation MRSKIVSIALLVCLSAVPAAQAAPHPGPRPGHFPGPPPRPIYRPYHRPYYRPGYYHYPGYRSYRYYSNNDIWISIGVGLLIGSLISNMNRTPQYSPPVTGTYPGTDRESYSYSNSYDREREIGLIRSRAGEKARAEASRAAKMASEHGSEQAAALLAGAWEGEGRRTFLDASAGLQVLKVTGFYDSSQITYTFLPENRKVYVRISVPDYSISAEENDYYTRAVDRPAPTQPSEGIRNKVPALPNYTNASMAMQQQDGTLRSAGFGFDRSARSSSGHLVIGEVAKGTAAYYAGIRPGDVLLSVDVYETRNFDPAWFDNYISERQRSGAMITLSISRKGTEKKLEIQL, from the coding sequence ATGAGATCAAAAATAGTTTCGATCGCATTGTTGGTTTGTCTGTCTGCTGTTCCGGCCGCACAGGCTGCCCCTCATCCGGGTCCAAGACCGGGACATTTTCCCGGCCCCCCGCCAAGGCCGATCTACAGGCCCTATCACAGACCTTACTACAGGCCCGGGTATTATCACTATCCCGGATACAGGAGTTACAGATACTACAGCAACAATGACATATGGATCAGCATAGGGGTAGGATTGCTCATTGGCAGCCTGATCTCGAATATGAACAGGACTCCGCAGTATTCGCCGCCTGTCACCGGCACTTACCCCGGCACGGACAGGGAGAGTTACTCCTATTCCAACAGCTATGACCGTGAAAGGGAGATCGGCTTGATCAGGTCCAGGGCCGGCGAGAAGGCGAGGGCTGAGGCAAGCCGGGCTGCGAAGATGGCATCAGAACATGGTTCCGAGCAGGCCGCCGCACTTCTGGCCGGTGCATGGGAAGGTGAAGGCAGAAGAACGTTCCTTGATGCATCTGCCGGGCTGCAGGTTCTTAAGGTGACCGGTTTCTATGACAGCAGCCAGATCACATATACCTTCCTGCCTGAGAACAGGAAGGTATATGTCAGGATATCGGTGCCTGACTATTCGATCTCTGCCGAAGAGAACGATTACTACACAAGGGCCGTGGATCGGCCGGCGCCTACGCAGCCTTCCGAGGGGATCCGCAACAAGGTACCTGCGCTCCCTAATTACACCAATGCCTCCATGGCTATGCAACAACAGGACGGAACACTGCGGTCAGCCGGGTTCGGATTTGACAGGTCTGCCCGAAGTTCTTCAGGCCATCTGGTCATAGGGGAAGTCGCGAAGGGTACGGCAGCATACTACGCAGGGATCAGGCCCGGCGATGTGCTGCTCTCGGTGGATGTCTACGAGACCAGAAACTTTGATCCCGCATGGTTCGACAATTACATTTCCGAGAGACAGAGGTCAGGGGCAATGATAACTCTTTCCATATCACGAAAGGGCACGGAGAAAAAGTTAGAGATCCAGCTTTAA
- a CDS encoding M15 family metallopeptidase, producing the protein MEDRIMHKVRSRIIKSLILTLASLIILGVPSLSYSDIKQGGSLLGLYVSGRERLMVRENRGILEVLCDTENEEEKMFGTYASFPLIHTGGNKYLLLCRSPLKNERLKADFTADARGEGSVLTVGGKKFKRKFFDAEMGTTFKIKPLMAEDELRKRALAAAPPTEQGQFIKPDLVEIIKLDPTIRLDIRYATSNNFMGIRLYDQPRAFLQREAAAALVRISGKLSAYGFGLIVYDAYRPWYVTKMFYDATPDHQKDFVANPSQGSRHNRGGAVDVGLYDLKTGKTLDMGSGYDEFSIRAYPDYPGGTSEQRELRERLRIVMEGDGFKIFHNEWWHFDYREWKKYPIMNLRFDEI; encoded by the coding sequence ATGGAGGACAGAATAATGCACAAGGTCAGGTCGCGGATCATTAAGAGTCTTATTTTAACGCTGGCTTCACTTATCATCCTGGGAGTCCCCTCACTCTCGTACTCAGACATCAAACAGGGCGGATCCCTGCTGGGTCTCTACGTTTCAGGCCGTGAAAGGCTTATGGTGAGGGAGAACAGGGGCATCCTGGAGGTACTCTGCGACACTGAGAATGAAGAGGAAAAAATGTTTGGAACCTATGCAAGTTTTCCGCTCATCCACACCGGAGGGAACAAATATCTTCTTTTATGCCGCAGCCCTTTGAAAAATGAACGCCTTAAGGCCGACTTCACTGCAGATGCGCGGGGAGAAGGTTCAGTCCTGACAGTTGGGGGCAAGAAATTCAAAAGAAAGTTCTTCGACGCCGAAATGGGAACGACTTTCAAAATAAAACCGCTTATGGCGGAAGATGAACTGAGAAAACGGGCACTTGCAGCCGCGCCTCCGACAGAGCAGGGCCAATTCATTAAACCTGACCTTGTAGAGATAATAAAATTAGATCCGACCATCAGGCTGGACATTCGTTATGCAACTTCGAACAACTTCATGGGGATCAGGCTCTACGACCAACCCAGGGCATTCCTTCAGAGAGAAGCCGCCGCCGCTTTGGTCAGGATCAGCGGCAAGCTTTCGGCATATGGCTTCGGACTTATCGTCTACGACGCATACCGTCCCTGGTACGTCACTAAGATGTTCTACGACGCTACCCCTGACCATCAGAAGGATTTCGTTGCTAACCCATCGCAGGGATCGAGACATAACCGCGGCGGCGCTGTCGATGTAGGACTCTACGACCTGAAGACCGGTAAAACTCTGGATATGGGGAGCGGATATGACGAGTTCTCCATCCGTGCATATCCCGACTACCCCGGCGGGACCTCGGAACAGCGGGAACTGAGGGAGAGGCTTCGCATCGTAATGGAAGGAGATGGATTCAAAATATTTCACAACGAATGGTGGCATTTCGACTACAGGGAATGGAAGAAATATCCGATAATGAACCTCCGGTTTGATGAGATATGA
- a CDS encoding DUF2993 domain-containing protein codes for MRVRFFHLFLFFAFLAAAIFVGPHISDAQERIEEKVGKLLVKEFDPEKLTVQATGGGSFLYAKATGIVIKGVRIESVSLYAMMKEPPNNIKEDDEDHKYKLADLIHYSRGEVVLLEKDFTEYTSKEIEDIKGFKNLECDFSKNGIRVSGSYVATFLFTFNIRMEVLSKLAFDERGLCLTDTTLLVAGVKQPEYLTSQLLERINPLIERERIPFPVRITRIDFSDDRIVITGNPQPLKDANVWNYKRP; via the coding sequence ATGAGAGTGCGCTTTTTTCATCTTTTTTTGTTTTTCGCCTTTCTTGCTGCAGCTATTTTCGTTGGTCCCCACATATCAGACGCTCAGGAACGCATAGAGGAAAAGGTAGGCAAGCTTCTTGTAAAAGAGTTTGACCCTGAAAAACTCACTGTCCAGGCTACAGGGGGTGGGAGCTTCCTGTACGCAAAGGCGACCGGGATAGTTATCAAAGGGGTAAGGATCGAGAGCGTCTCTCTCTATGCAATGATGAAAGAACCCCCCAACAATATTAAGGAAGACGACGAAGACCATAAATACAAGCTCGCAGACCTCATCCACTATTCAAGAGGTGAAGTTGTCCTCCTCGAAAAAGATTTTACCGAGTACACAAGCAAGGAGATCGAAGATATAAAAGGATTTAAAAACCTCGAATGTGACTTTTCCAAGAACGGCATAAGGGTCTCCGGATCTTACGTTGCCACATTTCTGTTCACATTCAATATAAGGATGGAAGTCCTTTCAAAACTGGCATTTGACGAGAGGGGCCTCTGTCTTACTGATACTACCCTCTTAGTTGCAGGAGTGAAACAGCCTGAGTACCTGACATCACAGCTTCTTGAACGCATAAATCCGCTCATCGAAAGGGAAAGGATCCCGTTTCCGGTCAGGATAACAAGGATAGATTTTTCAGACGACAGGATCGTCATAACAGGAAACCCGCAGCCTCTGAAAGACGCAAACGTCTGGAATTACAAAAGACCATGA
- a CDS encoding class I SAM-dependent methyltransferase, protein MKKESSRASYADPKLREQKAGDKMQNNYYAKSLNAQKLWQVYDTEIPRISRYLERETAFVRERLKKTDTVLELAAGYGRIMKELAPFVRSITGIEISDDNVHFGEQYLKNIPNTSLLTMDVHDIDCSNSFDAVLCLQNGLSAVKAEVPEILAAKVMKALKNGGKAYFSTYHPKFWEHRLAWFQEQAKKGLIGEIDMEKTKNGVIICKDGFRATTHSITDFEKIGRSTGCRWQIAEVDDSSIFLVIEKQD, encoded by the coding sequence ATGAAAAAAGAATCTTCACGAGCTTCATACGCTGATCCCAAACTGCGGGAGCAGAAAGCCGGGGATAAAATGCAAAACAACTATTATGCGAAGAGCCTTAACGCCCAAAAGCTATGGCAGGTCTATGACACCGAGATACCGAGGATATCACGGTACCTTGAACGGGAGACGGCCTTTGTTCGTGAGCGCCTGAAAAAAACTGACACAGTTCTTGAGCTTGCGGCCGGTTACGGTCGTATCATGAAAGAGCTGGCTCCCTTTGTGCGGAGTATTACAGGGATCGAGATATCAGACGACAACGTGCATTTCGGAGAGCAATATCTCAAAAACATACCAAATACTTCATTACTGACAATGGATGTACATGATATAGACTGCAGCAACTCATTCGACGCCGTGCTCTGCCTGCAGAACGGCCTTTCCGCAGTAAAAGCCGAAGTCCCTGAAATCTTGGCCGCAAAAGTAATGAAAGCCCTGAAAAATGGGGGCAAAGCCTATTTCAGCACATATCACCCAAAATTCTGGGAACATAGATTGGCTTGGTTTCAGGAACAGGCAAAAAAAGGGCTGATCGGAGAGATTGACATGGAAAAGACAAAAAATGGGGTCATTATCTGCAAAGACGGCTTCCGTGCCACCACACACTCCATAACTGACTTTGAAAAGATCGGGCGTTCCACGGGCTGTCGCTGGCAGATAGCTGAAGTCGATGACTCAAGCATATTCCTTGTCATTGAGAAACAGGACTGA
- a CDS encoding flavodoxin family protein produces the protein MRVIALNGSPRKDGNTAAALKIMAEELEKEGIAVETVNIGHLTIQGCTACGYCATSENNECVFKDDPVNETASKIREADGFILASPTYYAGIAGTMKSFLDRLFYSSSRHFKYKTAAAVTAVRRTGGTDTLHQLKNYLDLAQTVTPPSQYWTVVYGRAEGEMTQDSEGVQTIRRNARAMAWLIKVIAEGKKTVPLPPDEKRIFTSFIR, from the coding sequence ATGAGAGTAATAGCACTGAACGGAAGTCCCCGCAAGGATGGAAACACAGCTGCCGCGCTGAAGATAATGGCGGAGGAACTGGAAAAGGAGGGGATAGCTGTCGAAACTGTAAATATCGGACATCTGACGATCCAGGGCTGCACAGCATGCGGCTATTGCGCAACTTCAGAAAACAACGAATGTGTTTTTAAAGATGACCCTGTCAACGAGACGGCCTCAAAGATTCGCGAGGCGGATGGGTTCATACTTGCCTCCCCCACTTATTACGCGGGTATAGCGGGTACTATGAAATCATTCCTCGACAGGCTCTTCTATTCAAGTTCCAGGCACTTTAAGTACAAGACCGCAGCCGCTGTGACGGCCGTAAGGCGAACGGGCGGGACAGATACGCTCCATCAGCTGAAAAACTACCTTGACCTCGCGCAGACCGTGACTCCCCCGTCCCAGTACTGGACAGTCGTCTACGGTAGAGCTGAGGGGGAAATGACACAAGACAGTGAAGGCGTACAGACGATCAGGAGAAATGCAAGGGCCATGGCATGGCTGATCAAGGTGATCGCCGAGGGTAAGAAGACAGTCCCACTGCCTCCTGATGAAAAAAGAATCTTCACGAGCTTCATACGCTGA
- a CDS encoding TfoX/Sxy family protein, translating to MSTSEEFMFYLADQLSGAGEITYRKMFGEYVLYCDSKVIGLVCDGQFFLKKTDAGRKLLKEVCEAPAYAGAKLSFLITSTDDREHMIKLVRATWSELPFPKPKKYKKEPADPEYVCYCSKVTEKMIAEAVRDGADSPEKVITVTGAMRNPDCKVKNPKGS from the coding sequence ATGTCAACATCAGAGGAGTTCATGTTCTACCTGGCAGATCAGCTGAGTGGCGCAGGCGAGATAACTTACAGGAAGATGTTTGGTGAGTATGTACTCTATTGCGACTCGAAGGTCATCGGCCTCGTCTGTGATGGTCAGTTTTTTCTTAAAAAAACAGATGCCGGACGTAAATTACTTAAAGAAGTGTGTGAAGCGCCGGCATACGCGGGCGCAAAACTCTCATTTCTGATAACATCGACTGACGACAGGGAGCATATGATAAAACTTGTCAGAGCGACCTGGAGTGAACTGCCCTTCCCAAAACCTAAAAAATACAAAAAAGAGCCGGCGGATCCTGAGTACGTATGCTACTGTTCAAAGGTGACGGAAAAAATGATAGCCGAAGCCGTAAGAGACGGAGCAGACTCTCCCGAAAAGGTGATCACGGTTACCGGAGCAATGAGAAACCCGGACTGTAAAGTCAAAAACCCTAAGGGTTCCTGA
- a CDS encoding linear amide C-N hydrolase, with protein sequence MDIKQVLIIIAAALVSFAILFPSASSACTSICLIADDGTAVCGRTMEWGTFDLNSRVAIVPRGHEFSSETPDGKKGLTWKTRYGAVALDMIGKNCFADGLNEKGLAVNYLYLPGISEYQSYDPSKAEISMGPALMATYVLTQFATSDEVKKGMGRVRVVAIPEPALGGAPAPMHLMVTDKSGKVIVIEYLEGELKIRDNPVRVLTNAPSFDWHLTNLSNYVNLSVVPYPPKKIGDLTVEPSGGGSGLLGIPGDITPPSRFVRAVAQTMLARKTPDGPETIYEIFRIMDNFNHPLSTGEGTVTELQKQDGMRSSTIWTSAIDTGSLVYYYHTQHNRKVRMIDLKRIDFTQSKAGIRHLPLDRVKEQEIEDVTP encoded by the coding sequence TTGGATATCAAACAGGTTCTAATTATTATAGCAGCGGCTCTCGTAAGCTTTGCCATTTTATTTCCCTCTGCATCCTCTGCGTGTACCTCGATATGTCTTATTGCAGACGACGGAACCGCCGTATGCGGAAGGACAATGGAATGGGGTACATTCGACTTAAATTCCAGGGTCGCTATAGTACCCCGCGGACATGAATTTTCTTCAGAGACGCCTGACGGCAAAAAGGGGCTCACTTGGAAGACCCGTTACGGGGCTGTGGCGCTGGACATGATAGGGAAGAACTGCTTTGCGGACGGACTGAATGAAAAGGGGCTTGCCGTAAACTATCTTTATCTCCCGGGAATTTCTGAGTATCAGTCCTATGACCCGTCCAAAGCAGAGATATCCATGGGACCCGCACTTATGGCGACCTATGTCCTGACACAGTTCGCCACATCCGATGAAGTAAAAAAGGGTATGGGCAGAGTCCGTGTTGTTGCGATCCCTGAGCCTGCCCTCGGCGGCGCGCCTGCCCCTATGCACCTCATGGTGACAGACAAAAGCGGAAAGGTAATAGTTATAGAATATCTTGAAGGTGAACTGAAGATCCGCGACAACCCTGTGAGAGTACTCACAAATGCTCCCAGCTTCGACTGGCACCTGACCAATCTGAGCAACTACGTAAATCTTTCAGTGGTCCCCTATCCTCCAAAAAAAATAGGAGACCTGACCGTTGAGCCCTCGGGAGGAGGCAGCGGACTCCTTGGCATTCCGGGAGACATAACCCCCCCTTCACGTTTTGTAAGGGCTGTTGCCCAGACGATGCTCGCGCGAAAAACACCGGACGGGCCTGAAACTATATATGAGATATTCCGTATTATGGACAACTTCAACCATCCCCTCTCTACAGGTGAAGGAACTGTTACAGAACTTCAGAAACAGGACGGGATGCGCAGCTCCACTATCTGGACAAGCGCTATAGACACAGGAAGCCTGGTCTACTATTATCATACTCAGCACAACAGGAAGGTCAGGATGATAGACCTGAAAAGGATAGACTTTACACAGTCAAAAGCAGGCATAAGGCATCTGCCGCTTGACCGGGTGAAGGAGCAGGAGATAGAGGACGTCACGCCATAG